One stretch of Chloroflexia bacterium SDU3-3 DNA includes these proteins:
- a CDS encoding isochorismatase family protein, translating to MTTPSLNLAERSKPFLGYLEGWYGGLGPQSLEELIAGRPEKVAIISIDVINGFCKAGPLASERVGRIAQPIAALFERAYALGVRHFALTQDTHAPDSPEFQVYPPHCIVGTEESEAVDELKALPFYSEIAIFPKGSINSHIGTSLGMWVDTIPELDTFIVVGDCSDLCAYQAAMHLRLEANALGIERTVVVPADIVDTFDTPVATASELGIYAHDADLHHVLFLHHMASNGVKVVARLD from the coding sequence ATGACCACACCATCGCTGAATCTTGCAGAGCGCTCGAAGCCGTTTCTGGGCTACCTGGAGGGCTGGTATGGCGGCCTGGGGCCACAGTCGCTGGAGGAGCTGATCGCGGGCAGGCCCGAGAAGGTGGCGATCATCTCGATCGATGTGATCAACGGCTTCTGCAAGGCTGGCCCGCTGGCCAGCGAGCGCGTGGGCCGGATCGCCCAGCCGATCGCTGCGCTGTTCGAGCGGGCCTACGCGCTGGGTGTGCGCCACTTCGCGCTGACCCAGGACACCCACGCGCCCGACTCGCCCGAGTTCCAGGTCTACCCGCCCCACTGCATCGTGGGCACCGAGGAGAGCGAGGCGGTGGATGAGCTGAAGGCGCTGCCGTTCTACAGCGAGATCGCGATCTTCCCCAAAGGCTCGATCAACTCGCATATCGGCACCAGCCTGGGCATGTGGGTGGACACCATCCCCGAGCTGGACACCTTCATCGTGGTGGGCGATTGCAGCGACCTGTGCGCCTACCAGGCGGCCATGCACCTGCGGCTGGAGGCCAATGCGCTGGGCATCGAGCGCACTGTGGTGGTGCCCGCCGATATTGTGGATACGTTTGATACGCCGGTGGCGACCGCCAGCGAGCTGGGCATCTACGCCCACGATGCCGACCTCCACCATGTGCTGTTCCTGCACCACATGGCCTCGAACGGCGTCAAGGTGGTGGCGCGGCTGGACTGA